The following are from one region of the Erwinia billingiae Eb661 genome:
- the yfbR gene encoding 5'-deoxynucleotidase, with amino-acid sequence MNQSHFFAHLSRLKLINRWPLMRNVRTENVSEHSLQVAMVAHALAVIKNQKFNGNLNAERIAMMAIYHDASEVLTGDLPTPVKYYNAQIAHEYKKIEKIAQQKLIEMLPEELRNAYRPLLDEHQHSEEEKAIVKQADALCAYLKCLEELSAGNHEFQLAKARLEKTLSERHSPEMDYFVEVFVPSFSLSLDEISQDSL; translated from the coding sequence ATGAACCAGAGCCATTTTTTCGCCCACCTTTCCCGTCTTAAGCTGATCAATCGCTGGCCTCTGATGCGCAACGTGCGCACTGAAAATGTTTCCGAACACAGCCTGCAGGTGGCAATGGTCGCCCATGCGCTGGCGGTGATCAAAAATCAAAAATTCAATGGCAACCTGAATGCTGAACGCATCGCGATGATGGCGATCTATCATGACGCCAGCGAAGTGCTGACCGGTGATTTACCGACGCCGGTAAAGTATTACAACGCGCAAATTGCCCATGAATACAAAAAAATCGAAAAGATTGCCCAGCAAAAGCTGATTGAAATGCTGCCTGAAGAGCTGCGCAATGCTTACCGGCCGTTGCTTGATGAGCATCAGCACAGCGAAGAAGAAAAAGCGATTGTGAAACAGGCTGATGCGCTTTGCGCCTACCTGAAATGTCTGGAAGAACTCTCCGCCGGTAACCATGAATTTCAGCTGGCAAAAGCCCGGCTGGAGAAAACCCTTAGCGAGCGCCACAGCCCCGAAATGGACTACTTTGTTGAGGTGTTTGTCCCGAGCTTCAGCCTGTCGCTGGATGAAATCAGTCAGGATTCGCTGTAA